The genomic interval TCGTCTTCATTGGTCGAAGGATAAACTGTCAAGAATTAAGACAGACCTGAATCCCACATGCATCTGGCAGCTCCAGCCATGCTGTTACACATGTTTTTGGTTGAGTCCTAAGTTACATAGATTCTGGAGCTTGGCCTTTGAGACTTCCCTTAAAAATAACAGGACAAACAATCCATCAGCTCCCCTGATCTCCTTATTTGATGTGATTCCTTTGGAATTCTTCTGTATTTACACACTCTTCTCTGGCCAGAATACTTAACTTCACCAAGTGGAAGGACTCTCAGCCCCCAATATCTGGCCATTGGATTAGACACATGATGAGCCAAATACATGTAGAGAAGATCAAGTTTACCATCAGAGGATGTGTTAAAAATTCTCTGCTTCCTGGCAACCATTTATAAGTTTTGTTGAAAATATGCCACCTATTAATTCATGATTGTGTTATGTTGCTGTATATAACCCCATGACCCATTAATCTATATGTGGACATTGGTGTATACAGTACTATTTATCCACTttatattctttcttttattatcaaaaacatacatgaatatttctgacatttatttttactttttgtcatGTGAGATCTGGTATCAAGGGGGAGGGTTGGGATGGGGGAATTTGGTATACTtgtgtgtttaattatttaaaaaagtatatatatgtgtgtatatatatatatatatatatatatatacacaggtggtgcagaattattaggcaagttgtatttttgaggattaaatttattatagaacaactactatgttcgcaatgaacacaaaagactcataaatatcaaagctgaatatttttggaagttggagtggggcttttttagttttagtatcttaggaggatatctgtgtgtacaggtgactattactgtgcataattattaggcaacttaagaaaaaccaaatatatacccatttcacttatttattttcacccgggaaaccaatataacaactcaaaatttacaaatatacatttctggcattcaaaaacagaacaaaaacaaatcagtgaccaatataaccacctttctttgcgaggacactcaaaagcctgccatccatagattctgtcagtgtcttgatctgttcacgatcaacattgcgtgcagcagcagccacagcctcccagacactgttcagagaggtgtactgttttccctccctgtagatctcacatttgatgagggaccacaggttctctatggggttaagatcaggtgaacaaggaggccatgtcattattttttcttcttttagaccttttctggccagccacgcagtggagtacttggatgcgtgtgatggagcattgtcctgcatgaaaatcatatttttcttgaatGATGCTgattcttcctgtaccactgcttgaagaaggtgtcttccagaaactggcagtaggactgggagttgagcttgactccatcctcaacccgaaaaggtctcACAAGCTCGTCTTTGATGacaccagcccataccagtatcccacctccaccttgctggggTCTGAgttggagtggagctctctgccctgtactgatccagccacgggcccatccatctggcccatcaggactcactctcatttcatcagtccataaaaccttagaaaaatcagtgatatgatatttcttggcccagtcttgacgttttatcttgtgtgtcttgttcagtggtggtcgtttttcagccttccttaccttggccatgtccctgagtattgcacaccttgtgcttcttggcactccagtgatgttgcagctctgaaatatggcaaaactggtggccaatggcatcttggcagcttcacgcttgattttcctcagttcatgggcagttattttgcgccttgttttttcaacacgcttcttgcgaccctgttgattattttgaatgaaacgcttgattgttcgatgatcacggctcaaaagcttggcaattttaagagtgctgcatccctctgcaagacatctcactatttttgacttttcagagtccgtcaaatctctcttctgacccattttgccaaaggaatggaagttgtctattaattatgcacacctgatatagggtgttgatgtcattagaccataccccttctcattacagagatgcacatcacctgatatgcttagttggtagtaggctttcaggcctgtaccggttggagtagaacaacatgcataaagaggatgatgtggtcaaaatactcatttgcctaataattctgcacacactgtataggCCTATATAACCACTTGGATAAAAAATTATTCCATGTGTGCTGACCTCACAAGTTGTTGGATTGAGGTCTGGACTAAAGTAGGCCATTACATTCTGTGATGATCAACAGAGCATTATCATGGAGGAGTTAGGTCACACATACTGATGTTTTGGAAATCTTGGTTTATTTAGATTAGGTTCTTATCGATATTCGGGGTTCAGAAAGTTATTTTTTCAGTAGTCTGCATGTATAAGAACAGCATGTAAggattttatctgtttacagATGAGGTGATCTCATAAAACAAAGCAGGTATCTCCCTGTGGATAGTGTAAGGTTGTCTTACCCTAAGCTTTGTAGATAAATTGGGAGATGCCCTTTAATGTCCTGTAACTATGATGACTCTTCCTAtgaataagattaaaaaaaaaaaaaaaaaaaaaactcatgactAGATCTTTCTTATCAAGATTCTTGGTGAATTATTTTCCTCCACAATGGTATCACCACAGTACCAGAATGTAATTCCAATATGTCTATCAATCAGTCAATAcctcacattaaaacaaagcatGTTTATTGTGGAGTTTGGGGTACCTCCGATTTTGGTTTTAAAGTGTGGAAACTTGTTAATCTCTGCCACCTGCATGCTTCTTCCAGTCAAATTCATTCCTCCAATAAGAAACCACTTTCTTTAGATAAGTGCTGTTGAAGCCATACTGGAAGTTGCTATCTTCTACAGCTGATTGTTTTGCATAGTAGCTTGTCATTGTTACATCCTATAAGacattaaaattttgtttaacTGCTCACAACTATCTCAGCATCCTTCTCTGAGGTTTACACTGTAAAGGGATAGATTTTATCATCCTCTGACTGCGGCTTCTCTCCTGCATCCCACCATCCATCACCAAGAGGGATAGTTTTCACTTTACTCCTTCTGAGCGTTACATATGTCAGAATTCCACCAGCTGCCACAGCAGACCCGATTAGAACCTGCTTTTGGACAACATCCAGGCCAAAGAAAGTGTCCCTGCAAAGAATAGGGGGATAAAAACACTTTgcccttttattttatttatttatttatttatttaaccaattttaatattaaagtaaAGTTAAGCATATTAAATTCAGAAGTCATGAAGTTGAAAGCTGAAAACATTTACACTGTAACATAAAGGAACAAAAGGACAATTAAACACACAGGACGTGAACAGTTCAGaaatttcaaacaaaatctttaaAGGCATTAAAAATACTCAGAGTCTTTATGGCTTTCACATTTGTTAAACCTTTCAAAGTACCAAGGTTTTTCCGTTCAGTTTTGAGTTGAAGCAAATTAGGTATTAGACCACTTTATGAATAGGCGATAACATTTAATGAAGAGAatcaaaaagtttaaaataaaagaatgaattcTGATCAAGTCTTTATTGTTACAAAGTCATATCATTGTAGGCTAAtagtaatttaattttaataccGTAATACAATTGAGAACAGTGTTTAATTTTTAGTCCAAATGGGCTATATGAACACTGCCTAAACACCTTCGTAAATAAGACGTGGATTTGTTTCACTAAGTGATTTTCAAAAGGTACAAGACTCATCCAAttcatttctatatttttattagattaGTTTATTGGATATATTCGATTCATTATTTTGAAGTACAATTCCTGCTAGTAACTcagtacttttattttaaatccatATCAATGACCAATTATTTTTCGTAAACAGGTTTATCTTGCAGATTGCTGGTTGGCTGCGTGACACCTTGTTTATTGAACGACGTGACTTTGCCGCTTTTATAAAAAGCTGCGCAGAGGTTGTCTTCCTCACTCTTCTCTTGGGTTCACACTTTTATACCCAGAACGATGCTGTGGAAGATCGTTTTCACCTTACTGGCGGCCGTTTTCGCCGTTGTGTTGAGTGACATGCCAGGAGGCGTTACAGACATTGACATCAACGACAAGGGTGTCCAACATGCTGTACATTTCGCTATTGAGCAGCACAACAGAAACACTGACGACGTGTACATTTACCGGGTGGTAGAAATCGTCAGGGCTCAGATTCAGGTTGGTAACGTTTGGACTTGGAAATATCTACCAATTTTATATGTAACACAAAATATTTCCTGTTGGAACAAAAGAGTATAGCCTAAAGTGTCCCGTtaacaaagaaacttaaaaagaagcatttttattttgtagatcGAGCTATTTGAAGCCCTATTATCTTACTCCAGTGTCTAAAGTTTAGTggtgcagttttctctttaaatttgCTAAATCCTTAGTGTACTTCTATTTAAGGACTGATTTTGATATAATCTATATTTCTATGTGTGACTTGCTTCTCCTTACAGGTGGTTGAAGGTATAAAGTACATCATAATTGTAAAGATCATAATAACCAGCTGCAGAAAAGACCATTACGATGACAGATGTGGCTTCATCCCCCACCCAAATGCTCGGGTAATTGTTTTATTAAGTAACCACGACATTAGGAAAAAGAATCCCCAGATAGTTGACACAGTGTTGAAATGTCAGAGTTTTAATTCTCTTGTGCTGTTAAGAACTAGAAACATGCTGTGTTTGATTACCAAATTGAATGTAATCTCAGTTATATTAAATGTATCCTGAACTTTCTCTTTCAGCCTTACCAATGCACATTCACTGTGTGGAGCCGCCCGTGGATCAATGATATCAGACTGACAGACGATACATGCTAAATGGAGAACTACATGGAAAATCACCCAGACTAGCATTGCTGTCAGGTTGACTTTTGCTGAGCTAAATACAATCTCCTGTAGAAGATCTGCAAATGTTTTAGCATCTTTATTTCTGTtacagtgttggcatcgctggtgtatgaatgtgtggatgaatgttcggtgatggtcggagaggccgtaggcgcagactggcagccacgtttccgtcagcttgccccagggcagctgtggctacacaagtagcttaccatcaccaggtatgagtgaggagtggatgaataatggattcacacaatgtaaagcgctttgggtgccttgaaaagcgctatataaatctaatccattattattattattattattacttcactgtaagctaataaaatatttcagattttagaCTATGCAATGCAGAGGTGCGTTGACCTTTAGAGGAGAAACACTGTAATCACTGTGATCACTAAATGAAGTAAATAAGAAATGACTGTATATCTGATTGTTGATTATCCTTATTAAACCTGCACAGTTGTCAAATTAAACTTGCTTTGGAACTTTTATGAATGTCTCCATGTGATGTACAGCTTTATTTACCCAGACGTCACTTTTTTCAGTGATTTCTCTTCGTTATTATCCAATAATTCAGGACTCAGACTTTATATTCAGTTTTACCTTAAAGTAACCTTTTATGTATACACACAGTTTGGGGATATTCAACTTTAAGATggaatttacagaaaatataaaaatgtgacaCTACACTGATATATCATGAAAGTAGGACATTTAGGTAGAATCATGCAATGATTCATTTATCTGAAGCATTTTAATGAAAGACAGGAAGAAAAAGTTCACCTGATCTCCATCAATCGACAAAATTTGTGAGGTAATAAATTCACTTGACTCTTTGTTTCATCCTTCAGCTTCTTCGTTAGACTTGATCTTTGAAAGCAAAGCTAACTCAAAACAGATCATGGGTAAACTGTGTACGatgtttaataaatacaaagtGACCAGCTTAGAGAAGCTTAAACACAAATGGGAAGGTGAATCAGGTGAACCAATAGCAGTGAGTACTTGGTTACAGATTCTTGCCTAAGACACACTATCATATGATGTAGAGAAGATTAAGTTTACCATCAGAGGATGTATTGAaaaattttctgcttgctggCAAccattattaaatttttctgaGAATATGTCAGCGACTGATATTGATTCGTGATTGTGTTATGTTGATGTATATAACCCAATGACCCATTGATCTAGTAGTCTGCATGTATAAGAACAGCATGTAAGAATTGTATCTGTTTACAGATGTGGCAATCTCATATACAAGAAAGCGGGCCGCGTCCCCCCGTAGATAGAGTGTGTATGATTGCCTTACCCCAGGCTTTGTAGGACAAAATAGTAAACACATGTCCAGTTAGAGTTTTCATTCTGATGCCCTGTGACCTGATGGCTCTTTGtataagatttttaataaaactcatGAATGGATCCTTCTCACGAAGACTCTTGGTAAATTATTTTCCTCCAGATTTTCATTCCAATATGTTTGTCTGTCAATTAGATGCCAATCATGGCAGAACTTGAgtctcaaaacaagagtgaatactAACTGGAGAATATTGCAGGGAATTTTGGCACCTTTATTAGTAGCACTATCCTCACATTTAGTGTGTTGTTTGTTCTACGAAGCTCAATTCTTACAAATTATACCTTATTTTAAAGGTGACTAAACAGGCTTCCCAAAATGTATGATGCAACACCAATTGGCATTATTTAAGGGGAGAAATAATAAACCAAATTgacatttccttactttttgttcaAAGTTAGAtgttactactactactaccggGTAAATCAAAACAGTTTTGTGTTTTCGTTCCCAAAATGTATCACAATCGATAGCAAGTACAAAATCTTTTACTTCTAAAACTCGGACAGGAAGTAGTTGTAATTTACTTTACTGGTCGACAGCCGCCGCTGCATTACCTAAAGTAGCATAAAGAGTGTCAACAATTTATAAAGGCTGGTCCAGTTTGAGTTGAACAGCGGTTTTAAAACCATAGatacattaatttattattaaaactcTGTTTGCTAAACATGAAGGTCCTTAACAAAGACGAGCTTCAGATCGCTGAAGAAGTTCTGCTGAAACACTTACCGAAGAGTTACAAGGTAGACcaatgcaaaaataaacactgcTGTGTCAGTCAGCGCTtatcagctgtgtgtttgttattttaacCCAATACAGACATGAATGTTTCTTCTTAGGTCTACGGTTTCCTATATGGCATTAACAGGAACAAACCAAGTACTTTGGAGGTGGTTGTTGATAAATGGCCAgattttaaagttattatttGCCGACCTGATCCCAAGGTGAGTTCAAGTCCCACAGCAGAATTGGAAAAGCTGAAACTGTCAGATTTTGAAACGTCTGTATGCCAGGAATTCCTTACTTTTACAGAATAAACGCGCCCTGGAGTTCATGAAAAAGGTGACAGTATACAGTACAGATGAAGAGGTTTTAAGGAAAGTGTTGAGAGAAGAAAAGGCAGTTGACTGGAGCACTTATTTCCTCGTTGGGGGTGAGTTTAAATCACAAGAGAAaccttaaaattaaatgtctaCAATTTGATGCACTGGTTTAACCAATGTTACAGCATAACATTGATAACATATCTTATTACCTTTAACTGAGATGCAGTAAAAAAGTGTTTtagcatgaaaataaaaaaagtctaaGTTAACTTGGTATataattatatgaaaataaatggatcagaaataaaactgcacatagtatattataatataaagtTTAATAGtcacaaatatttttacattaattgg from Melanotaenia boesemani isolate fMelBoe1 chromosome 16, fMelBoe1.pri, whole genome shotgun sequence carries:
- the LOC121655389 gene encoding cystatin-like, which encodes MLWKIVFTLLAAVFAVVLSDMPGGVTDIDINDKGVQHAVHFAIEQHNRNTDDVYIYRVVEIVRAQIQVVEGIKYIIIVKIIITSCRKDHYDDRCGFIPHPNARPYQCTFTVWSRPWINDIRLTDDTC